The DNA segment ACAGGCATATCGTGCATTGCGGCCAGGCCTGCGCCCGGATTGGCAGCCGTGCAGGCCGGTCGGGTATTCTTCTCTGGCTGTCGGTCTCACCGACCGCGTTCCGATGTGCCTTCCGACCTCAGCTGGAGTTGACCGTGGCTGCCGTGTGCGACATCTGTGGCAAGGGCCCGATGTTCGGCAACAACATCTCGCACTCGCACCGGCGCACTCGGCGTCGGTTCGACCCGAACATCCAGACGGTGCGGGCGATGGTGAGCGGCACGAGGAAGCGGATGAACGTCTGCACCTCGTGCATCAAGCGCGGCAAGGTATCGCGCTAGTCCTAGACGCACTCGCGTTCCGCCTCCCGCGGCAGAACTGCGTGCACCACACGTGCTGGGTGGCTTCGGCCACCCAGCACGTGTCTTTACCTGAAGCTGTCCCAGCTCGGGATCTCGTACGGCTCACCGTCCACCGTGACGCCTGTCCCCTCGGCCACCCGGCCGACCACCTGCCAGCCGTCCGGCACGTCACCATCGCCGAAGGTGGCGGCGAGCGCGTGGTCCTCGCCACCGGCCAGCACCCACTGCAGCGGGTCAGCGCCGCCGAGCGCCGCGGCGACCT comes from the Streptosporangiales bacterium genome and includes:
- the rpmB gene encoding 50S ribosomal protein L28; amino-acid sequence: MAAVCDICGKGPMFGNNISHSHRRTRRRFDPNIQTVRAMVSGTRKRMNVCTSCIKRGKVSR